In one Silene latifolia isolate original U9 population chromosome 10, ASM4854445v1, whole genome shotgun sequence genomic region, the following are encoded:
- the LOC141606015 gene encoding uncharacterized protein LOC141606015 isoform X2, whose amino-acid sequence MVLATHHVQNSYVTVPLKTISSSKGIELKHNGIQYKLISRSDGSISLKQTFSLRPILQCVHEVKGKRFRISSFKGNIQNDEGRDSANKSKPSKNSVKISIVPQVRDETLSESPIDHDLPVSYTPGSDKKSSGSKAIHRLFMKWLNILHTAAPSETRNDMSEGPSQVGHLQEQNAASNKERGKILKAVLCYFLGLDASITIPLIIFTPFYLAINVVYGAEVSRELTPLWVIGPLIVALYVKLVKGIAALYVFSFKQTVQVLSCIT is encoded by the exons ATGGTTCTGGCGACCCATCATGTACAG AATTCGTATGTTACAGTACCTTTAAAGACTATTTCCTCGAGCAAAGGAATAGAGTTGAAGCACAATGGCATCCAATACAAATTGATTTCACGAAGTGATGGGTCTATCTCCTTAAAGCAAACTTTTTCTTTGAG ACCAATTCTTCAATGCGTACATGAAGTAAAAGGAAAAAGGTTTCGAATCTCATCCTTTAAAGGAAATATTCAAAATGATGAAGGTAGAGACTCAGCCAATAAATCTAAACCATCCAAAAACTCTGTCAAAATCTCAATCGTGCCGCAAGTAAGGGATGAAACTCTATCAGAGTCTCCAATAGATCATGATTTACCAGTTTCTTATACGCCGGGATCAGACAAGAAAAGTTCAGGTTCTAAGGCTATACACAGATTGTTTATGAAGTGGTTGAACATTCTGCACACAGCGGCACCAAGTGAAACTCGGAATGATATGTCGGAAGGGCCATCTCAGGTTGGCCATTTGCAAGAGCAGAATGCAGCCAGCAacaaggaaagagggaagatccTAAAGGCGGTTTTATGCTACTTTCTTGGATTGGATGCGTCAATAACAATCCCCTTAATTATATT CACACCTTTCTATCTGGCAATAAACGTGGTCTATGGCGCTGAAGTTTCGAGAGAGTTGACTCCCTTGTGGGTTATAGGTCCCCTAATTGTCGCTCTTTATGTTAAGCTGGTTAAAGGAATAGCTGCCCTCTATGTATTTTCCTTCAAGCAAACTGTACAG GTCCTTAGCTGTATCACCTGA
- the LOC141606015 gene encoding uncharacterized protein LOC141606015 isoform X1, translated as MVLATHHVQNSYVTVPLKTISSSKGIELKHNGIQYKLISRSDGSISLKQTFSLRPILQCVHEVKGKRFRISSFKGNIQNDEGRDSANKSKPSKNSVKISIVPQVRDETLSESPIDHDLPVSYTPGSDKKSSGSKAIHRLFMKWLNILHTAAPSETRNDMSEGPSQVGHLQEQNAASNKERGKILKAVLCYFLGLDASITIPLIIFTPFYLAINVVYGAEVSRELTPLWVIGPLIVALYVKLVKGIAALYVFSFKQTVQVIKNMPTYYSIAYQYLVEGKLKEEIRARLLQPIVNLKNTDLKELSMRKWRVFQEWFMEKYLDYVESIWPYYCRAIRFLKSANLL; from the exons ATGGTTCTGGCGACCCATCATGTACAG AATTCGTATGTTACAGTACCTTTAAAGACTATTTCCTCGAGCAAAGGAATAGAGTTGAAGCACAATGGCATCCAATACAAATTGATTTCACGAAGTGATGGGTCTATCTCCTTAAAGCAAACTTTTTCTTTGAG ACCAATTCTTCAATGCGTACATGAAGTAAAAGGAAAAAGGTTTCGAATCTCATCCTTTAAAGGAAATATTCAAAATGATGAAGGTAGAGACTCAGCCAATAAATCTAAACCATCCAAAAACTCTGTCAAAATCTCAATCGTGCCGCAAGTAAGGGATGAAACTCTATCAGAGTCTCCAATAGATCATGATTTACCAGTTTCTTATACGCCGGGATCAGACAAGAAAAGTTCAGGTTCTAAGGCTATACACAGATTGTTTATGAAGTGGTTGAACATTCTGCACACAGCGGCACCAAGTGAAACTCGGAATGATATGTCGGAAGGGCCATCTCAGGTTGGCCATTTGCAAGAGCAGAATGCAGCCAGCAacaaggaaagagggaagatccTAAAGGCGGTTTTATGCTACTTTCTTGGATTGGATGCGTCAATAACAATCCCCTTAATTATATT CACACCTTTCTATCTGGCAATAAACGTGGTCTATGGCGCTGAAGTTTCGAGAGAGTTGACTCCCTTGTGGGTTATAGGTCCCCTAATTGTCGCTCTTTATGTTAAGCTGGTTAAAGGAATAGCTGCCCTCTATGTATTTTCCTTCAAGCAAACTGTACAGGTAATTAAAAACATGCCAACGTATTATTCAATAGCATACCAGTATCTTGTAGAGGGGAAGCTCAAAGAGGAAATTCGAGCTCGTTTATTACAACCGATAGTCAACTTAAAAAATACCGACCTCAAAGAGCTATCAATGAGAAAATGGAGGGTATTTCAAGAATGGTTTATGGAGAAGTACCTTGATTATGTGGAGTCAATATGGCCCTACTACTGTAGAGCTATAAGGTTCCTGAAAAGTGCTAATCTTCTTTAG